A stretch of the Porifericola rhodea genome encodes the following:
- the nusB gene encoding transcription antitermination factor NusB — protein MLNRRILRAKAMQHVYAYKQCQRSNYELAFQHIQDAYQPDLNSMEVQDKHQLAAESKLAAELLEDYFGHKPMREADDKHRKVAEEAVRLYERQCSKDESFLLNQMLSSTERIADHYLLFLLLLVELAEESHRDQQKPSYSARPQVEVHTNFYLNKVIQAIRDSEELQREAEQRKLNWNEHVVEIRQWYKNSVKTDEEFKKYQMSEQPGLEEDIKIVRYIFNNIILKSEPIANVFEENDINWAENSKAIKSMVNKTVKSLDEDSGEIEIVELTPNWEEDREFLRDLYKLTIKNDLEYETLIKEKSKNWSVERIASLDSIVIKMAIAEMLNFSSIPVKVTINEYIDLSKNYSTHKSKQFVNGMLDVIAQELQDRNMIRKSGRGLIDNQ, from the coding sequence ATGCTAAACAGAAGAATATTAAGAGCCAAGGCGATGCAACATGTATATGCCTATAAACAATGCCAGAGATCAAACTATGAGCTGGCATTTCAACATATACAAGACGCTTATCAGCCAGACCTTAACTCTATGGAGGTGCAGGATAAACATCAACTTGCTGCTGAGAGTAAACTGGCAGCAGAGCTGCTGGAAGATTATTTTGGGCATAAGCCTATGCGCGAAGCAGATGACAAGCATCGCAAGGTGGCCGAAGAAGCCGTACGTCTGTATGAAAGGCAGTGTAGCAAAGATGAGTCTTTTCTGCTTAATCAGATGTTGAGCTCCACCGAAAGAATTGCCGATCATTATCTGTTGTTTTTGTTGCTTCTAGTGGAGCTGGCAGAAGAGTCGCACCGTGACCAGCAAAAACCATCTTACTCCGCTAGACCTCAGGTAGAAGTGCACACCAACTTTTACCTAAACAAAGTAATACAGGCAATACGTGATAGCGAAGAGCTTCAGCGAGAAGCCGAACAGAGAAAGCTCAACTGGAATGAGCACGTGGTGGAAATCAGACAGTGGTACAAAAACAGTGTAAAGACTGACGAGGAGTTTAAGAAGTACCAAATGTCGGAACAGCCGGGCTTAGAAGAAGACATTAAGATCGTTCGTTATATCTTTAACAACATCATACTAAAAAGTGAACCGATTGCTAATGTATTTGAAGAGAATGATATTAACTGGGCAGAGAATAGTAAGGCAATCAAGAGCATGGTTAATAAAACTGTAAAATCTTTAGATGAAGATTCTGGAGAAATAGAGATTGTGGAGCTTACACCTAACTGGGAAGAAGACCGTGAGTTTTTGAGAGATCTTTATAAACTGACTATAAAAAATGATCTGGAGTATGAAACACTGATTAAGGAAAAGTCTAAAAACTGGTCGGTAGAGCGAATCGCGAGCCTGGATAGCATTGTAATAAAAATGGCGATAGCCGAAATGCTGAATTTTAGCAGTATTCCAGTGAAGGTCACCATTAACGAGTATATTGACTTGTCAAAGAACTACAGCACCCATAAGAGTAAGCAGTTTGTCAATGGTATGCTGGACGTAATCGCCCAGGAACTTCAGGACCGAAACATGATCCGAAAAAGCGGAAGAGGGCTTATTGACAATCAGTAG
- a CDS encoding YtxH domain-containing protein yields MSKTGSSLLVFFSGLLAGAVAGILYAPDSGINTRDRVTFRLEKYKGKLEELLSDLVRSKEQLPDSVAKSDGERVINDAREKAKQLLDDVDNLLDQIKK; encoded by the coding sequence ATGAGCAAAACGGGTAGTAGTTTGTTGGTATTTTTTTCCGGTTTGCTAGCCGGAGCTGTAGCGGGTATTTTGTATGCGCCTGATTCAGGTATCAATACTCGTGACAGAGTAACCTTCAGACTAGAAAAATACAAAGGTAAATTGGAGGAACTGTTATCTGACCTTGTTCGTTCTAAGGAACAGCTTCCAGATAGTGTGGCTAAGTCAGACGGAGAGCGTGTAATTAACGATGCCAGAGAGAAAGCCAAGCAACTCCTTGATGATGTAGATAATCTGTTAGATCAAATCAAAAAATAA
- a CDS encoding dihydroorotase yields MLTKILNATLVNEGQTYQADLLIEDKFISRIDKDLSSLPTDKTIDAQGLYLLPGLIDDQVHFREPGLTHKAELYTESRAAVAGGITSFMEMPNTVPNTLTQKLLEEKYQLGAAKSLANYSFFMGVSNHNLEEVLKTNPKEVCGLKVFMGSSTGNMLVDNETTLRNVFQKAEMLVATHCEDEQTIRENMQSFKEQYGEDVPIAMHPVIRSADACYKSSSLAVSLAKEYNTRLHILHISTAKETTLFENSSPLSKKRITSEACIHHLWFDDSNYADKGTFIKWNPAVKTAEDKEGILKAVLDGRIDVIATDHAPHTKEEKQQTYFKAPSGGPLVQHSLVTLLEMYHQGKITLEKIVEKAAHNPSILFEVDRRGYLREGYYADLVLVNLNEPWQVTPANILSKCGWSPFEGQTFTSKVKHTWISGHHAYINGQINDSQLGMRLHFQR; encoded by the coding sequence ATGCTAACTAAGATACTCAACGCCACCCTTGTCAATGAAGGTCAAACCTATCAAGCAGACCTGCTTATAGAAGACAAGTTTATCAGCAGAATTGATAAAGATTTAAGCTCTCTTCCTACTGACAAAACCATAGATGCTCAAGGATTATATTTGCTGCCTGGGCTGATTGACGACCAGGTGCATTTCCGTGAGCCTGGTCTTACGCATAAAGCAGAATTGTATACAGAATCAAGAGCAGCAGTAGCTGGAGGTATTACTTCCTTTATGGAAATGCCCAATACAGTACCTAATACCTTAACACAAAAACTTCTGGAAGAAAAGTATCAACTGGGTGCAGCCAAGTCTTTAGCAAACTATTCTTTTTTTATGGGGGTATCTAACCATAACCTGGAAGAGGTGCTTAAAACTAACCCTAAAGAAGTTTGTGGGCTCAAAGTATTTATGGGTTCATCTACTGGTAACATGCTGGTCGATAATGAAACTACACTTCGTAATGTGTTTCAAAAAGCAGAAATGCTAGTAGCTACGCACTGCGAAGATGAGCAAACCATTCGTGAAAATATGCAGAGCTTTAAAGAGCAATACGGTGAGGATGTGCCTATAGCAATGCACCCTGTTATTCGTAGTGCCGACGCCTGCTACAAATCTTCTTCACTGGCAGTAAGCCTTGCCAAAGAGTATAATACGCGTCTACATATTCTACATATTTCCACTGCTAAAGAGACTACGCTATTTGAGAATAGCAGCCCACTGAGCAAAAAAAGAATTACTTCTGAAGCCTGCATTCATCACCTTTGGTTTGACGACAGTAATTATGCTGATAAGGGGACTTTTATTAAATGGAACCCCGCTGTAAAAACTGCAGAAGATAAAGAAGGGATACTAAAAGCTGTATTAGACGGCCGCATAGATGTAATTGCCACTGACCACGCACCACATACCAAAGAAGAGAAACAACAAACTTATTTTAAAGCCCCTTCTGGTGGGCCATTGGTTCAGCATAGCCTGGTTACCCTACTGGAGATGTATCATCAGGGTAAAATTACACTTGAGAAAATAGTAGAAAAAGCTGCTCACAATCCTTCCATCTTATTTGAAGTAGACCGTAGAGGTTATCTACGTGAAGGTTATTATGCAGACCTGGTGCTGGTTAACTTAAATGAGCCCTGGCAGGTAACTCCAGCTAACATTCTTTCTAAATGTGGATGGTCCCCTTTTGAAGGACAGACTTTTACCTCTAAGGTGAAGCATACCTGGATTTCAGGACACCATGCCTACATTAATGGACAAATAAATGATTCTCAATTGGGAATGAGGCTACACTTTCAGCGTTAA
- a CDS encoding NUMOD4 domain-containing protein — MSLDRYRNEVWKEIDLETDLPHALYEVSSHGRVKSYAVDKVKGRIMKGSDVNGYLSVMVRLGKKVSQTHYIHRLVAMAFIPRPSEEHRYVVHLDYDKKNNNRHNLKWMTEEELTKHNNKNPAILRSRTTGYKLTESDVRVIKRLLKSNKTRLSMIAKRFNITHTQLNRIRSGENWGNVTI; from the coding sequence ATGAGTTTAGATAGGTATAGAAATGAGGTCTGGAAGGAAATCGACCTAGAAACAGACCTGCCCCATGCGCTATACGAAGTTTCCAGCCACGGAAGAGTAAAAAGTTATGCCGTCGACAAAGTAAAGGGCCGTATTATGAAAGGCTCTGATGTTAATGGGTATCTTTCGGTGATGGTTCGCTTGGGCAAAAAAGTATCACAAACCCACTACATACACCGTTTGGTAGCTATGGCGTTTATTCCACGCCCTAGCGAAGAACATCGCTACGTAGTCCATCTTGATTATGATAAGAAAAACAATAATCGTCATAATCTAAAATGGATGACTGAGGAGGAGCTAACCAAGCACAATAATAAGAACCCTGCTATTTTACGTAGCCGTACTACAGGTTATAAGCTTACAGAGTCGGATGTGAGGGTAATCAAAAGATTATTAAAGAGTAACAAGACTCGGTTAAGCATGATTGCCAAACGCTTTAATATCACACATACTCAACTTAACAGGATCAGATCTGGGGAAAATTGGGGGAATGTAACCATTTAG
- the coaE gene encoding dephospho-CoA kinase (Dephospho-CoA kinase (CoaE) performs the final step in coenzyme A biosynthesis.): protein MFSNFFSVGITGGIGSGKSLVCKIFLVLGVPVYSSDDRAKWLISHDNVLKQQIIQEFGTDAYNEDGSVNRAYLANTIFKDENKRKVLNALVHPRVGEDFNKWRSDIGGSTYVLKEAALLFETGSYKELDKVINVSAPETLRLQRVLMRDLHRDKQQVESIIQKQWTDSQREELADFTIKNDEQQMLLPAVLKIHEQLLKLASM from the coding sequence ATGTTCAGTAATTTTTTTTCAGTAGGTATTACTGGAGGTATCGGATCAGGTAAAAGTCTGGTCTGTAAAATTTTTTTAGTGTTAGGCGTGCCTGTTTATTCGTCAGATGATCGCGCTAAATGGCTTATTTCACACGATAATGTGCTAAAACAGCAAATTATTCAGGAGTTTGGTACAGATGCCTATAATGAGGATGGAAGTGTAAATCGCGCATATCTGGCTAATACTATTTTTAAAGATGAAAACAAAAGAAAGGTTTTGAACGCATTAGTTCACCCCAGAGTAGGAGAAGACTTCAATAAATGGAGATCTGATATAGGGGGTAGCACTTATGTTTTAAAGGAGGCTGCTTTACTTTTTGAAACGGGAAGCTATAAAGAATTGGACAAAGTAATAAATGTAAGTGCGCCCGAAACACTTAGATTACAAAGAGTGTTAATGCGAGATTTACATAGAGATAAACAACAGGTAGAAAGTATTATTCAAAAACAGTGGACAGATAGTCAAAGAGAAGAATTGGCAGACTTCACGATTAAAAATGACGAACAACAAATGCTGCTACCTGCTGTACTGAAAATACATGAGCAATTGCTCAAACTTGCAAGCATGTAA
- a CDS encoding OmpA family protein: protein MMKNFAGLYYLVLMLLMLSACNAGKRALIKGFNSFESGEYDVAIDHYKVAIDNGVETALSNYKIAEAFRLSNRLQEARPYYEAAIEYGVPDTSAVFHYALSLKQNGEYEQAKAQLQEYLEYSEDTTLEYTNWARQELDNLDRLGNIISKDVYYEIENKEVLNTDGAEYAPTVHRGSFYFTSSRNSEKVYKATGTGFTNIFRAPIENGDILISEAQTLGEEFANEIINEGCITFSPDGRTMVFARGNSGKRKGTRDVNLYISRYQRGEWTTPEIMTINDPEAWDSTPTFSRDGRTLYFASNRPGGYGGIDLYSARVDNGGRWSSVRNMGETINTPGNEMFPYVTDDGKLYFSSDGHPSMGALDIFVAIRKDGQISIENLGPPVNSTADDFGMTFTSIKDGYFTSNRAGGMGDDDIYAFVNNDPSLKTVNYFLAGITVTEKEDSGEEVNLQDVKVSLAFPEGSTIDSKNSGGDAKFKFPVEGGTNYELIGEKDGYFTTRVPFSTVGKTIPQEELVEMVTDTTFTTKLVLNKIVLDKAIVLENIYYEFDQSFITAAAAVELDKLVKILEDNPQISIELSSHTDSRGENDYNQELSQRRAESAVQYLVDSGISPDRITARGYGEQQLIIKNAMTEEQHEINRRTEFKVTRVDNSRADASN, encoded by the coding sequence ATGATGAAAAATTTTGCAGGCCTGTACTACCTGGTACTTATGCTATTAATGCTAAGTGCATGTAATGCCGGCAAGAGAGCATTAATCAAAGGTTTTAACAGTTTTGAAAGTGGTGAGTATGATGTAGCAATCGACCATTATAAGGTTGCTATAGACAATGGGGTAGAAACAGCTCTTTCTAATTATAAGATTGCTGAAGCCTTTCGTCTGAGCAACCGTCTGCAAGAAGCACGCCCCTATTATGAAGCTGCCATAGAATATGGTGTTCCGGATACATCTGCAGTATTTCACTATGCGCTCTCGCTCAAACAAAACGGAGAGTATGAGCAGGCAAAAGCCCAGTTGCAGGAATACCTGGAATACTCAGAAGATACAACTCTGGAGTATACTAACTGGGCCCGTCAGGAGCTAGACAATTTAGATCGCTTAGGAAACATTATCTCTAAAGATGTCTATTACGAAATAGAAAATAAAGAAGTATTAAACACAGATGGAGCAGAATACGCCCCTACAGTGCATAGAGGCTCTTTTTATTTCACCTCTTCTCGTAATAGCGAAAAGGTTTACAAAGCTACCGGAACTGGCTTTACTAACATATTTCGTGCTCCCATAGAAAATGGAGATATACTCATCAGTGAGGCTCAAACCCTGGGCGAAGAGTTTGCCAATGAAATTATTAACGAAGGTTGTATCACTTTTTCACCAGATGGTAGAACAATGGTTTTTGCCCGTGGCAATAGCGGAAAGCGTAAGGGAACGCGTGATGTCAATCTTTATATTTCCCGTTATCAGAGAGGAGAGTGGACGACCCCGGAAATTATGACAATCAATGATCCTGAAGCCTGGGACTCTACACCTACCTTTAGCCGTGATGGTCGTACATTATATTTTGCCTCAAATCGTCCGGGAGGATATGGAGGTATTGACTTGTACTCCGCAAGAGTAGATAATGGAGGTAGATGGAGCAGCGTACGTAATATGGGGGAAACCATCAATACACCCGGCAATGAAATGTTCCCCTATGTTACCGATGATGGCAAACTGTACTTTTCTTCTGATGGACACCCTAGTATGGGAGCATTGGATATTTTTGTTGCCATACGTAAGGATGGACAGATAAGCATTGAAAACCTTGGCCCTCCTGTAAACTCTACTGCTGATGACTTTGGAATGACCTTCACCAGTATTAAAGATGGATACTTTACTTCTAACCGCGCCGGAGGTATGGGTGATGATGATATCTATGCATTTGTTAATAATGATCCCTCTCTTAAGACAGTTAATTATTTTTTAGCAGGTATTACAGTTACCGAGAAAGAGGATTCTGGAGAGGAGGTCAACCTACAGGATGTAAAGGTTAGCCTTGCTTTCCCTGAAGGGAGCACAATTGATAGTAAAAACTCTGGAGGAGATGCCAAATTTAAGTTTCCGGTAGAAGGAGGAACGAACTACGAGCTTATCGGCGAAAAAGATGGGTACTTTACTACGCGTGTTCCATTTAGTACTGTTGGTAAAACCATACCACAAGAAGAGCTGGTAGAGATGGTTACAGATACTACTTTTACAACCAAGTTAGTGCTCAATAAAATTGTACTGGACAAGGCTATTGTATTAGAGAATATATACTATGAGTTTGACCAATCTTTTATTACGGCAGCAGCGGCGGTAGAATTGGATAAACTGGTAAAAATTCTCGAAGATAATCCTCAAATTAGTATAGAGTTGAGCTCTCACACTGACTCCAGAGGGGAAAACGATTATAATCAGGAGCTTTCGCAACGCAGGGCTGAATCGGCAGTCCAATATCTGGTAGATAGCGGTATTTCGCCTGATCGTATTACTGCACGAGGTTATGGAGAGCAGCAATTAATAATTAAAAATGCGATGACAGAAGAGCAACACGAGATCAATCGTAGAACCGAATTCAAAGTAACACGTGTTGATAATAGTCGCGCCGACGCCTCAAACTAG
- a CDS encoding endonuclease/exonuclease/phosphatase family protein: protein MTKAFSFIIATLTLLAYISPYISPASFWITGFFSLAIPILLLMNLGLLFYFITRFHALLFLHLCLLVVGTPYISSSFSYNPDLKSEVNSTHISVLNYNVRVFNTYAYLQNKNTPGKSMVNWIAKNDADIKCLQEFYNDNKSEVFNTTSRIAQANNNAVVVKPAFVNRIGAQFGLAIFSRFPIIHSGEVLNEESKHQHAIFADVNTGEDTIRVYNTHLQSMSIDENKIGEFEQAKENYLNIAKKLRFGFVERAKQVDNLVNHILQSPYPVIVCGDFNDLPYSYTYLTLKQHLSNAFEEAGHGFGFSYNGKLFFLRIDNQFYSKQLRATSFNIYRDISYSDHFPIRAEYSLNP, encoded by the coding sequence TTGACCAAGGCTTTCAGTTTTATAATAGCAACGCTTACCTTACTTGCTTACATAAGCCCTTATATTTCGCCTGCTAGTTTCTGGATAACGGGTTTTTTTTCGTTAGCCATACCCATACTATTGCTGATGAACCTTGGGCTTCTCTTTTACTTCATCACCCGCTTTCATGCTCTTTTGTTTTTGCACCTATGTCTATTAGTCGTAGGTACACCTTATATATCATCTAGCTTTTCGTATAATCCAGACCTCAAGAGCGAAGTGAATAGCACACATATAAGCGTACTCAATTATAATGTCCGAGTATTCAACACTTATGCATACCTTCAAAACAAGAATACACCTGGTAAATCTATGGTCAATTGGATTGCCAAGAATGACGCAGATATAAAATGTCTTCAGGAGTTTTACAACGACAATAAGTCAGAGGTATTTAATACTACTAGCAGAATAGCTCAAGCCAACAATAATGCAGTAGTAGTAAAGCCAGCGTTTGTTAATCGCATAGGAGCACAATTTGGCCTGGCAATCTTTAGCCGCTTCCCTATAATTCATTCTGGAGAAGTGCTAAACGAGGAGTCAAAACATCAACATGCTATATTCGCCGATGTAAATACCGGAGAGGATACAATAAGGGTTTACAATACGCACCTTCAGTCTATGAGTATAGATGAAAACAAGATTGGAGAATTTGAACAGGCTAAAGAAAACTATCTAAACATTGCTAAAAAGCTTAGGTTTGGCTTTGTAGAAAGAGCCAAACAAGTAGATAACCTGGTAAACCACATCCTACAAAGCCCCTATCCTGTTATTGTTTGTGGCGATTTTAACGACTTACCTTACAGCTATACATACCTTACTTTAAAACAACATTTGTCTAATGCTTTTGAAGAGGCAGGGCATGGCTTTGGTTTTAGCTATAATGGAAAGTTATTCTTTTTAAGAATAGACAACCAATTTTATAGCAAGCAGCTCAGAGCAACTAGCTTTAATATCTACCGCGACATCTCATATTCTGATCATTTTCCTATTCGTGCAGAATATAGTCTGAATCCTTAA
- a CDS encoding DUF1573 domain-containing protein: MKRLNIGILAFFSAGVLLSSCDNAALEDKVADLERRVADLEAKAPASKSAALTSQISQTETSTTSAPTGEVPKFDFEESSYDFGSITEGDVVEHTFKFTNTGEAPLVIQSASASCGCTVPSYPRQPVAPGETGEIQVKFNSANKPGIQNKTVSITANTDPTITRLTIKSNVMPKKDNGEAAGPVRK, translated from the coding sequence ATGAAAAGGTTGAATATTGGCATATTAGCTTTCTTTTCTGCAGGCGTATTGCTTTCTTCATGTGATAACGCAGCACTGGAAGACAAAGTAGCAGACCTTGAAAGAAGAGTAGCAGACTTGGAAGCAAAAGCTCCTGCATCAAAATCGGCAGCGCTTACTTCTCAAATCAGTCAAACCGAGACTAGTACTACTAGTGCTCCTACTGGCGAAGTGCCTAAGTTTGATTTTGAGGAAAGCTCTTATGACTTTGGCTCAATTACCGAAGGTGATGTTGTAGAACATACTTTTAAATTTACTAATACGGGCGAAGCTCCATTGGTTATTCAAAGTGCTTCAGCATCTTGCGGTTGTACTGTACCTAGCTATCCTCGTCAGCCAGTAGCACCAGGAGAAACTGGTGAAATTCAGGTGAAGTTTAATAGTGCTAACAAGCCGGGTATTCAGAACAAAACAGTAAGTATTACTGCTAATACTGATCCTACAATCACCAGACTGACGATCAAAAGTAACGTAATGCCAAAAAAAGATAACGGAGAGGCAGCAGGACCTGTCAGAAAATAG
- the yajC gene encoding preprotein translocase subunit YajC, whose protein sequence is MLTSILLQATDGQGGLIGNLLLIGGIALIFYFFMIRPQQKRQKDQRSFIDSVKKGDMVVTVGGVHGKVVAVEDDTFILEVDRGAKIKFEKSSISLESSKKYVTKS, encoded by the coding sequence ATGCTAACATCCATCCTATTACAGGCCACCGACGGACAAGGTGGCCTTATTGGTAATTTGCTTCTTATTGGAGGTATTGCCTTAATTTTTTACTTTTTTATGATCCGTCCGCAACAAAAGCGGCAGAAAGATCAACGTAGTTTTATTGATTCTGTGAAGAAAGGAGACATGGTAGTGACCGTGGGAGGCGTGCATGGAAAAGTAGTGGCAGTGGAAGATGATACTTTTATCCTTGAGGTAGACCGTGGTGCTAAAATTAAGTTTGAAAAAAGCTCAATCTCACTAGAATCTAGCAAGAAGTACGTAACAAAATCCTGA
- a CDS encoding AIR synthase related protein produces MSERYDQRGVSASKEDVHQAIKNLDKGIFPNAFCKVVPDLLGNDPDYCNIMHADGAGTKSSLAYLYWKETGDLSVWKGIAQDAIIMNIDDLICVGALDTILLSSTIGRNKNLIPGEVISAIINGTEEVLEMLRSHGVEIISTGGETADVGDLVRTIIVDSTVTTRMRRDQVITNENIQAGDLVVGLASFGKAKYEENYNGGMGSNGLTSARHDVFHHLLAKKYPESFDPQVPDALVYSGSKALTESFTTTEGEQIDIGKLVLAPTRTYAPVMKKVLDQLRPHIHGLIHCSGGAQTKVLNFIGDLHVIKDNLFDTPPLFSIIQEESGTDWQEMYKVFNMGHRMEVYLSEEHAQLVIDIAESLGVEAKIIGRVERSEQKQVTIKGAHGEFVYH; encoded by the coding sequence ATGAGTGAAAGATACGATCAGCGTGGTGTTTCTGCATCTAAAGAGGATGTACATCAGGCTATAAAAAATCTGGATAAAGGCATTTTCCCTAATGCATTCTGCAAAGTAGTTCCAGATCTTTTGGGAAACGATCCGGACTATTGCAATATCATGCATGCCGATGGTGCCGGTACTAAGTCTTCCTTAGCATATCTCTACTGGAAAGAAACCGGAGACCTCTCTGTCTGGAAGGGTATTGCACAGGATGCAATCATTATGAATATTGATGATCTGATATGCGTAGGAGCTCTGGATACAATACTATTATCTTCTACTATAGGCAGAAACAAAAACCTGATTCCTGGAGAAGTGATTAGTGCTATCATTAATGGTACTGAAGAGGTGCTGGAAATGCTCCGCTCTCATGGAGTAGAAATTATTAGTACTGGAGGTGAAACAGCCGATGTGGGGGACCTGGTAAGGACTATTATTGTGGACAGCACGGTAACTACTCGCATGCGCCGAGATCAGGTAATTACCAACGAAAATATTCAGGCTGGCGACCTAGTAGTAGGATTGGCTTCTTTTGGCAAAGCCAAATATGAAGAGAACTATAATGGCGGTATGGGGAGCAATGGACTTACATCTGCCCGACACGACGTATTTCACCACTTGCTGGCAAAAAAATATCCCGAAAGCTTTGATCCTCAAGTACCCGACGCACTGGTATATAGTGGAAGCAAGGCACTCACAGAGAGTTTTACAACTACAGAGGGGGAACAGATAGATATTGGAAAGCTTGTACTGGCTCCTACCCGTACTTATGCTCCTGTCATGAAAAAAGTTCTGGATCAACTACGCCCGCATATTCACGGTCTTATCCACTGTAGTGGAGGGGCGCAAACCAAAGTATTAAACTTTATTGGTGACCTTCATGTAATTAAGGACAATCTATTTGATACCCCCCCTCTTTTTTCAATTATACAAGAAGAAAGCGGAACGGACTGGCAGGAGATGTATAAGGTTTTCAATATGGGACATCGTATGGAGGTATATCTTTCAGAAGAGCACGCACAACTTGTTATTGATATTGCTGAAAGTCTGGGTGTAGAAGCCAAAATAATTGGAAGAGTCGAGCGATCGGAGCAGAAGCAGGTTACGATCAAAGGAGCGCATGGAGAATTTGTCTACCACTAA
- a CDS encoding Glu/Leu/Phe/Val family dehydrogenase, whose translation MKVNTVESLSGSTEEKGMNTFDIMAKYGHEQIVQCYDEATGLKAIIGIHSTVLGPAMGGTRMWNYASDEEGILDVLRLSRGMTYKSAISGLNIGGGKAVLIGDPKKLKSETYLRRFGKFIESLNGKYVTAGDVNISTRDLEYIRMETSHVTGLPEALGGGGSSSLITAFGVYMGIKAAAKQAFGTDSLEGRKVMLQGVGAVGMRLLQYLVEEKSDVFVSDIEEDRLQYASREYGAHVVSPEQIFDIESDIYAPCALGATLNDYSIPKLKCTAIAGGANNQLEDEEKHGQMLMDKGIIYAPDFLVNAGGIMAVAAEYMGEFNKEYLYQKAEGIYDKCLEVLKKAKVQQQNAQLMAIEVAEARISAIGQLHRSL comes from the coding sequence ATGAAAGTAAATACAGTAGAAAGTTTGTCGGGTAGTACAGAAGAAAAAGGAATGAACACATTTGATATTATGGCTAAGTACGGCCATGAGCAAATCGTTCAGTGTTATGATGAGGCCACTGGCCTAAAGGCAATAATAGGAATACACTCTACCGTTTTGGGGCCGGCAATGGGAGGTACTCGTATGTGGAACTATGCGAGTGATGAAGAAGGAATACTAGATGTACTTCGGTTATCCCGGGGTATGACTTATAAGTCTGCCATCTCTGGGCTCAATATAGGTGGCGGTAAAGCTGTGTTAATTGGTGATCCTAAAAAACTGAAGTCTGAGACGTATCTAAGGCGTTTTGGTAAATTTATTGAAAGCCTGAACGGAAAGTATGTAACTGCTGGAGATGTTAATATCAGCACCAGAGATCTGGAGTACATACGTATGGAAACTTCGCACGTAACAGGCTTACCTGAAGCTCTGGGAGGAGGAGGATCTTCTTCGCTCATTACGGCTTTTGGTGTATATATGGGTATTAAGGCAGCTGCCAAACAAGCTTTTGGTACAGATAGCCTGGAAGGTAGAAAAGTAATGCTTCAGGGGGTAGGAGCCGTAGGTATGCGTCTTTTGCAGTATCTGGTAGAAGAAAAAAGTGATGTCTTTGTATCAGATATAGAAGAAGATAGGCTGCAATACGCCTCCCGAGAGTACGGGGCTCATGTAGTTAGTCCTGAGCAGATATTTGATATAGAGTCAGATATATATGCTCCATGCGCTTTAGGAGCTACCCTGAATGACTATAGTATACCTAAACTCAAGTGTACAGCTATTGCCGGAGGAGCTAATAACCAACTGGAAGATGAAGAAAAACACGGGCAAATGCTGATGGATAAAGGGATTATATACGCTCCTGACTTTTTGGTAAATGCCGGAGGAATTATGGCAGTAGCGGCTGAGTACATGGGAGAGTTTAATAAAGAATACCTTTATCAAAAGGCGGAAGGTATTTATGATAAATGCCTGGAAGTACTCAAAAAAGCAAAAGTACAGCAACAAAATGCTCAGTTAATGGCAATAGAAGTGGCCGAAGCCAGAATTTCTGCTATCGGGCAGCTACACCGTAGCCTGTAA